A window of Nicotiana tabacum cultivar K326 chromosome 24, ASM71507v2, whole genome shotgun sequence contains these coding sequences:
- the LOC107795842 gene encoding putative hexosyltransferase MUCI70 isoform X3 codes for MLPWRELQEDYIGHDVPDRPTKKPRRQRFFPCEVAFRDSVDFLVEPKDFLNFTQFSLGYMETEKEASHIDAHEPKFGGHQTFEEREQSFFAVNQTIRCGFVRGAEGFPSTGFDLKEEDKRYMSTCRVVVSSCIFGSSDFLRRPTSKLISEYSKKNVCFVMFVDEETLSTLSTEGSTPDDGGFVGLWKLVVVKNLPYKDMRKTGKVPKFLTHRLFPSSRYSIWLDSKLRLTTDPMLIIDHFLWHTGSEYAISNHYTRHCVWEEVLQNKRLNKYNHTAIDEQFSFYQSDGLTKFDPSDPNPPLPSYVPEGSFIVRAHTPMSNLFSCLWFNEVDRFTSRDQLSFAYTFLKLKRMNPDKPFHLNMFKDCERRSLVKLFHHRDPSSPPPPRIS; via the exons ATGTTGCCTTGGAGAGAATTACAAGAAGATTATATTGGGCATGATGTCCCTGATCGCCCAACGAAGAAACCCCGTAGGCAGC gtTTTTTTCCTTGTGAGGTAGCATTTAGGGATTCCGTCGATTTTCTTGTTGAACCCAAGGactttttgaatttcacccaGTTTTCCTTGGGATATATGGAAACAGAAAAGGAAGCTTCCCATATTGATGCTCATGAACCCAAATTTGGTGGACATCAGACCTTTGAAGAAAGAGAACAATCATTTTTTGCTGTAAATCAAACAATTCGTTGTGGTTTTGTTAGGGGAGCTGAAGGTTTTCCAAGTACTGGATTTGATTTGAAAGAGGAGGATAAAAGATACATGAGTACATGCAGAGTGGTCGTATCATCATGTATTTTTGGAAGTTCTGATTTTCTAAGAAGACCAACAAGCAAATTG ATCAGTGAGTATTCGAAGAAGAATGTATGTTTTGTTATGTTTGTTGATGAGGAAACTCTTTCCACGCTCTCAACAGAAGGAAGCACACCTGATGATGGTGGATTCGTTGGTTTGTGGAAATTAGTTGTTGTCAAGAATTTACCATACAAAGATATGCGTAAAACAGGGAAAGTGCCAAAGTTTTTGACACATCGCCTCTTTCCTTCTTCTAG GTACTCTATTTGGCTTGATAGCAAACTGCGGCTCACAACTGATCCAATGTTGATAATTGATCATTTCTTGTGGCATACTGGCTCTGAGTATGCCATTTCAAATCATTATACTCGGCATTGTGTTTGGGAAGAAGTACTCCAAAATAAGCGTCTAAATAAGTACAATCACACTGCCATTGACGAACAGTTTTCATTTTACCAATCTGATGGTCTTACCAAATTTGACCCTTCAGATCCAAATCCTCCTCTGCCGAGCT ATGTGCCTGAAGGTTCTTTTATTGTCAGAGCACATACACCCATGTCAAATCTGTTTTCTTGCCTCTGGTTCAATGAAGTTGACCGATTTACTTCACGTGACCAACTAAGCTTCGCGTATACATTCCTAAAACTGAAGAGAATGAATCCAGACAAACCATTCCATTTAAATATGTTTAAG GATTGTGAGCGTAGGTCACTGGTGAAGTTATTTCATCACAGAGATCCATCCTCTCCACCTCCTCCAAGAATAAGTTGA
- the LOC107795842 gene encoding putative hexosyltransferase MUCI70 isoform X1: MGLYKNNTELSRRGGRKLSRFSNNGLLFWVFSLAVLCFISFAVFGLGMHFHGKLEHGMLPWRELQEDYIGHDVPDRPTKKPRRQRFFPCEVAFRDSVDFLVEPKDFLNFTQFSLGYMETEKEASHIDAHEPKFGGHQTFEEREQSFFAVNQTIRCGFVRGAEGFPSTGFDLKEEDKRYMSTCRVVVSSCIFGSSDFLRRPTSKLISEYSKKNVCFVMFVDEETLSTLSTEGSTPDDGGFVGLWKLVVVKNLPYKDMRKTGKVPKFLTHRLFPSSRYSIWLDSKLRLTTDPMLIIDHFLWHTGSEYAISNHYTRHCVWEEVLQNKRLNKYNHTAIDEQFSFYQSDGLTKFDPSDPNPPLPSYVPEGSFIVRAHTPMSNLFSCLWFNEVDRFTSRDQLSFAYTFLKLKRMNPDKPFHLNMFKDCERRSLVKLFHHRDPSSPPPPRIS; the protein is encoded by the exons ATGGGTCTCTATAAGAACAATACTGAACTTTCTCGAAGAGGAGGACGAAAGTTGAGCCGGTTTTCAAACAACGGATTGCTGTTTTGGGTGTTTTCACTTGCTGTCCTCTGCTTTATCTCTTTCGCTGTTTTTGGCTTAGGGATGCACTTCCATG GTAAACTGGAACATGGCATGTTGCCTTGGAGAGAATTACAAGAAGATTATATTGGGCATGATGTCCCTGATCGCCCAACGAAGAAACCCCGTAGGCAGC gtTTTTTTCCTTGTGAGGTAGCATTTAGGGATTCCGTCGATTTTCTTGTTGAACCCAAGGactttttgaatttcacccaGTTTTCCTTGGGATATATGGAAACAGAAAAGGAAGCTTCCCATATTGATGCTCATGAACCCAAATTTGGTGGACATCAGACCTTTGAAGAAAGAGAACAATCATTTTTTGCTGTAAATCAAACAATTCGTTGTGGTTTTGTTAGGGGAGCTGAAGGTTTTCCAAGTACTGGATTTGATTTGAAAGAGGAGGATAAAAGATACATGAGTACATGCAGAGTGGTCGTATCATCATGTATTTTTGGAAGTTCTGATTTTCTAAGAAGACCAACAAGCAAATTG ATCAGTGAGTATTCGAAGAAGAATGTATGTTTTGTTATGTTTGTTGATGAGGAAACTCTTTCCACGCTCTCAACAGAAGGAAGCACACCTGATGATGGTGGATTCGTTGGTTTGTGGAAATTAGTTGTTGTCAAGAATTTACCATACAAAGATATGCGTAAAACAGGGAAAGTGCCAAAGTTTTTGACACATCGCCTCTTTCCTTCTTCTAG GTACTCTATTTGGCTTGATAGCAAACTGCGGCTCACAACTGATCCAATGTTGATAATTGATCATTTCTTGTGGCATACTGGCTCTGAGTATGCCATTTCAAATCATTATACTCGGCATTGTGTTTGGGAAGAAGTACTCCAAAATAAGCGTCTAAATAAGTACAATCACACTGCCATTGACGAACAGTTTTCATTTTACCAATCTGATGGTCTTACCAAATTTGACCCTTCAGATCCAAATCCTCCTCTGCCGAGCT ATGTGCCTGAAGGTTCTTTTATTGTCAGAGCACATACACCCATGTCAAATCTGTTTTCTTGCCTCTGGTTCAATGAAGTTGACCGATTTACTTCACGTGACCAACTAAGCTTCGCGTATACATTCCTAAAACTGAAGAGAATGAATCCAGACAAACCATTCCATTTAAATATGTTTAAG GATTGTGAGCGTAGGTCACTGGTGAAGTTATTTCATCACAGAGATCCATCCTCTCCACCTCCTCCAAGAATAAGTTGA
- the LOC107795842 gene encoding putative hexosyltransferase MUCI70 isoform X2, with product MACYEMGKLEHGMLPWRELQEDYIGHDVPDRPTKKPRRQRFFPCEVAFRDSVDFLVEPKDFLNFTQFSLGYMETEKEASHIDAHEPKFGGHQTFEEREQSFFAVNQTIRCGFVRGAEGFPSTGFDLKEEDKRYMSTCRVVVSSCIFGSSDFLRRPTSKLISEYSKKNVCFVMFVDEETLSTLSTEGSTPDDGGFVGLWKLVVVKNLPYKDMRKTGKVPKFLTHRLFPSSRYSIWLDSKLRLTTDPMLIIDHFLWHTGSEYAISNHYTRHCVWEEVLQNKRLNKYNHTAIDEQFSFYQSDGLTKFDPSDPNPPLPSYVPEGSFIVRAHTPMSNLFSCLWFNEVDRFTSRDQLSFAYTFLKLKRMNPDKPFHLNMFKDCERRSLVKLFHHRDPSSPPPPRIS from the exons ATG GCCTGTTATGAAATGG GTAAACTGGAACATGGCATGTTGCCTTGGAGAGAATTACAAGAAGATTATATTGGGCATGATGTCCCTGATCGCCCAACGAAGAAACCCCGTAGGCAGC gtTTTTTTCCTTGTGAGGTAGCATTTAGGGATTCCGTCGATTTTCTTGTTGAACCCAAGGactttttgaatttcacccaGTTTTCCTTGGGATATATGGAAACAGAAAAGGAAGCTTCCCATATTGATGCTCATGAACCCAAATTTGGTGGACATCAGACCTTTGAAGAAAGAGAACAATCATTTTTTGCTGTAAATCAAACAATTCGTTGTGGTTTTGTTAGGGGAGCTGAAGGTTTTCCAAGTACTGGATTTGATTTGAAAGAGGAGGATAAAAGATACATGAGTACATGCAGAGTGGTCGTATCATCATGTATTTTTGGAAGTTCTGATTTTCTAAGAAGACCAACAAGCAAATTG ATCAGTGAGTATTCGAAGAAGAATGTATGTTTTGTTATGTTTGTTGATGAGGAAACTCTTTCCACGCTCTCAACAGAAGGAAGCACACCTGATGATGGTGGATTCGTTGGTTTGTGGAAATTAGTTGTTGTCAAGAATTTACCATACAAAGATATGCGTAAAACAGGGAAAGTGCCAAAGTTTTTGACACATCGCCTCTTTCCTTCTTCTAG GTACTCTATTTGGCTTGATAGCAAACTGCGGCTCACAACTGATCCAATGTTGATAATTGATCATTTCTTGTGGCATACTGGCTCTGAGTATGCCATTTCAAATCATTATACTCGGCATTGTGTTTGGGAAGAAGTACTCCAAAATAAGCGTCTAAATAAGTACAATCACACTGCCATTGACGAACAGTTTTCATTTTACCAATCTGATGGTCTTACCAAATTTGACCCTTCAGATCCAAATCCTCCTCTGCCGAGCT ATGTGCCTGAAGGTTCTTTTATTGTCAGAGCACATACACCCATGTCAAATCTGTTTTCTTGCCTCTGGTTCAATGAAGTTGACCGATTTACTTCACGTGACCAACTAAGCTTCGCGTATACATTCCTAAAACTGAAGAGAATGAATCCAGACAAACCATTCCATTTAAATATGTTTAAG GATTGTGAGCGTAGGTCACTGGTGAAGTTATTTCATCACAGAGATCCATCCTCTCCACCTCCTCCAAGAATAAGTTGA